Proteins encoded within one genomic window of Prochlorococcus marinus str. MIT 9515:
- the thrB gene encoding homoserine kinase — protein sequence MSIPNLGKKIIVTVPSTTANLGPGFDCLGAALDLYNEFIFTRIEGDGDRFDLIMESTDGNHLRGGPENLVFRAAQKVWESADVSPFALEARVKLAVPPARGLGSSATAIVAGLIGANAIMNSPLPKEKLLELAIDIEGHPDNVVPSLLGGLCLTARSSSQRWRIIRCDWHDSIKAVIAIPAIRLSTSEARRVMPKNIPISDAVTNMGALTLLLNGLKTGNDELIKEGMFDKLHEPYRWKLIKGGLEVKEAALQAGALGCAISGAGPSILALCKSNNGKVVSQAMVKAWENLGIASRAPFLNVQTKGSQFKTISGK from the coding sequence ATGTCTATACCCAATTTAGGTAAAAAAATTATAGTTACAGTTCCTTCTACAACTGCTAATTTAGGTCCCGGATTTGATTGTCTGGGAGCAGCCTTAGACTTATATAATGAATTTATATTCACAAGAATAGAAGGTGATGGAGATAGATTTGATTTAATCATGGAGAGTACAGACGGCAATCATTTGAGAGGAGGTCCTGAGAACTTAGTCTTTCGAGCGGCACAAAAAGTATGGGAGAGTGCAGATGTATCCCCATTCGCTCTTGAGGCAAGAGTTAAACTTGCAGTCCCCCCAGCTCGTGGACTAGGTAGTAGTGCAACTGCCATTGTTGCAGGGCTTATTGGAGCCAATGCGATCATGAACTCCCCACTTCCTAAAGAAAAACTCTTAGAACTTGCGATCGATATAGAAGGTCATCCTGACAATGTAGTTCCATCTCTTTTAGGTGGTTTATGTTTAACAGCAAGATCATCTTCCCAAAGATGGAGAATTATTAGATGTGATTGGCATGATTCGATAAAAGCAGTTATAGCTATACCCGCAATTCGACTTAGCACAAGCGAAGCAAGAAGAGTGATGCCAAAAAATATTCCAATATCTGATGCCGTTACAAACATGGGTGCCCTTACTTTATTACTTAATGGTTTAAAAACTGGAAATGATGAGCTAATAAAAGAGGGTATGTTTGATAAATTACATGAGCCATATCGCTGGAAACTAATTAAAGGAGGATTAGAAGTTAAAGAGGCTGCATTACAAGCAGGAGCTTTAGGTTGCGCAATTAGTGGAGCTGGGCCAAGCATTTTAGCTTTATGTAAAAGTAATAATGGCAAGGTAGTAAGTCAGGCGATGGTAAAAGCTTGGGAAAACTTAGGCATTGCAAGTAGAGCTCCATTTTTAAATGTCCAAACGAAGGGGAGTCAATTCAAAACTATTTCAGGTAAGTAG
- a CDS encoding glucokinase, translated as MNFLACDLGGTKVLVGIYEKDLESDTPKLIFKKKYLSTEWDSFDSIIENFLEKECKNITWPLHACFAIAGPVRNNAAKIINLSWNISGNDLKMKFKFESVELINDFGVLIYGIPFLQKNQFATIQNGEFHVSSSKNFHAIVGAGTGLGIARGFINGNNIEVLASEGGHVEFSPRSKEEWELKIWLKNHLKVERISCERIVSGEGLSRIAEWRLSKPDAKNHPFQKTIKELEISEESRKKIPSQICKLSNEGDILMMEIERIWLEAYASLLGDIAVHELCFGGLWIAGGTATKHFKNFKSDSFLKQISNKGRLIDIVKSIPIKIILDEEFGLYSAACRAKMLLKTT; from the coding sequence ATGAATTTTCTTGCTTGTGATCTTGGGGGTACGAAAGTTCTTGTAGGTATTTATGAAAAAGATCTTGAATCTGATACTCCTAAATTAATCTTTAAAAAAAAATATTTATCTACAGAATGGGATTCTTTTGATTCAATAATTGAAAACTTTCTAGAGAAAGAGTGTAAAAACATTACTTGGCCTCTTCATGCATGTTTTGCTATTGCGGGTCCTGTCAGAAATAATGCTGCAAAAATAATTAATTTGTCTTGGAATATTTCAGGTAATGATCTGAAAATGAAATTCAAATTTGAAAGTGTTGAACTAATAAATGACTTTGGAGTATTAATTTATGGAATTCCATTCTTACAAAAAAATCAATTTGCAACAATTCAAAATGGAGAGTTTCATGTTAGTTCCAGCAAAAATTTTCACGCAATAGTTGGAGCAGGTACAGGTCTAGGTATTGCGAGGGGCTTTATTAATGGAAATAATATAGAGGTCCTAGCAAGCGAAGGAGGTCATGTGGAGTTCTCCCCAAGGTCAAAAGAAGAATGGGAATTAAAGATATGGCTAAAAAATCATTTAAAAGTGGAAAGAATTTCTTGCGAAAGAATTGTTAGTGGTGAAGGTCTCTCAAGAATAGCTGAGTGGAGATTAAGCAAACCTGATGCTAAAAATCATCCTTTTCAAAAAACTATTAAAGAATTAGAAATTTCTGAGGAATCAAGAAAAAAGATACCTAGTCAAATTTGTAAACTTTCAAATGAAGGGGATATTTTAATGATGGAAATTGAAAGGATATGGTTAGAAGCTTATGCCTCTTTATTAGGAGATATCGCTGTTCATGAACTATGCTTTGGGGGATTATGGATTGCAGGAGGTACGGCTACAAAACATTTCAAAAACTTTAAATCAGATTCATTTTTGAAACAAATTTCAAATAAAGGAAGATTAATAGATATTGTTAAATCTATTCCTATTAAAATAATTTTAGATGAAGAGTTTGGACTTTATAGTGCAGCCTGCAGAGCAAAAATGCTATTAAAAACAACATAA
- the thrS gene encoding threonine--tRNA ligase, whose protein sequence is MPKITLPDGTKKVFEKAVTTLDIAKSIGAGLAKATIAGKVNNVLFDATLPIKNDSKVVIITSRDKEGIEIIRHSFAHLIGHAVKQIYPNIKMAIGPVIEDGFYYDIFSEYRFTPEDLIKIEERINQLIRKDYDVEVLQVSKQEAIKTFKERDEIFKLRIIEEIDEKDSINLYKHEEYIDMCRGPHVPNTRHLRHFKLLKLSGSYWRGDSKNESLQRIYGTAWSKEKDLTNYLKRIEEAEKRDHRKLGKKHSLFHIQEESPGMIFWHPNGWIIYQILEKYIREILRKNEYLEIKTPQAVDKSLWEKSGHWEKFRDDMFTTASENRTYAIKPMNCPCHIQVFNQGLKSYKDLPLRLAEFGSCHRNEPSGALHGLMRVRNFTQDDAHIFCTEEQIQEEVSTFIDLVFEVYNTFGFDEIIIKLSTRPEKRVGSEDIWDKSEEALTEALNNKNLKWELQPGEGAFYGPKIEFSLKDCLNRIWQCGTIQVDFSMPVRLDATFVDINNEKKSPVMLHRAILGSFERFIGILIEQYEAKFPIWLAPTQIILLSITERNIKKCIEFNNLLNTKGYRSKIDIRNEKIGYKIRESTLARIPLIGIVGDKEQELNSVTLRALDGSNLGIYELDNLFKLMNTLIEKKGRVD, encoded by the coding sequence ATGCCAAAAATAACACTCCCTGATGGTACTAAAAAAGTTTTCGAAAAAGCTGTAACTACTCTTGATATTGCTAAAAGTATTGGAGCAGGGTTAGCCAAAGCAACAATTGCGGGGAAAGTAAATAACGTTCTTTTTGATGCAACTCTGCCAATAAAAAATGATTCTAAAGTGGTAATAATTACATCACGAGATAAGGAGGGTATTGAGATAATTAGACATTCTTTTGCTCATTTAATTGGTCATGCCGTTAAACAAATATATCCAAATATAAAAATGGCTATTGGTCCAGTAATTGAGGATGGATTTTATTATGATATTTTTTCAGAATATAGGTTTACTCCTGAAGATTTAATCAAAATTGAAGAAAGAATTAATCAACTCATTAGAAAGGATTATGACGTTGAAGTTTTGCAAGTTTCAAAACAAGAAGCTATTAAAACTTTTAAAGAAAGAGATGAGATTTTCAAATTAAGAATTATTGAAGAAATCGATGAAAAAGATTCAATAAATTTATATAAACATGAAGAATATATTGATATGTGCAGAGGACCTCATGTCCCAAACACAAGACATCTTAGACACTTTAAGTTATTAAAATTATCCGGATCATATTGGAGAGGTGACAGCAAAAACGAATCATTGCAAAGAATTTATGGTACAGCGTGGAGCAAGGAGAAGGATCTTACTAATTATCTAAAAAGAATTGAAGAAGCCGAAAAAAGAGACCATAGAAAACTAGGCAAAAAACATTCTCTTTTTCATATACAAGAAGAATCTCCCGGAATGATTTTTTGGCATCCAAATGGTTGGATAATTTATCAAATCCTTGAAAAATACATAAGAGAAATTCTCAGAAAAAATGAATATCTCGAAATTAAAACACCCCAAGCAGTTGATAAATCTCTTTGGGAAAAATCAGGTCACTGGGAAAAATTCAGAGATGATATGTTCACTACTGCCTCTGAGAATAGAACTTATGCAATTAAGCCGATGAACTGTCCTTGCCATATTCAAGTATTTAATCAAGGGTTGAAAAGTTATAAAGATTTACCTCTGCGTCTGGCTGAATTTGGATCTTGCCACAGAAATGAGCCTTCAGGAGCCTTGCACGGTTTGATGAGAGTTAGAAATTTCACTCAAGATGATGCTCATATATTTTGTACTGAAGAGCAAATTCAAGAAGAGGTCTCAACTTTTATTGATCTAGTTTTTGAGGTTTATAATACTTTTGGATTTGATGAAATTATCATAAAGTTATCAACCCGTCCAGAAAAAAGAGTAGGGAGTGAGGATATTTGGGACAAATCTGAGGAAGCTCTAACCGAAGCTTTAAATAATAAAAATCTCAAATGGGAACTCCAACCAGGGGAAGGAGCATTTTATGGTCCAAAAATTGAATTTTCACTTAAAGATTGTCTTAACAGGATATGGCAATGTGGGACGATTCAGGTTGATTTTTCGATGCCTGTTCGATTAGATGCGACTTTTGTAGACATTAATAACGAGAAAAAAAGTCCCGTCATGTTGCATAGAGCAATATTAGGTTCTTTTGAGAGATTTATAGGAATATTGATAGAACAATACGAAGCTAAATTCCCTATTTGGCTAGCTCCAACTCAGATTATTTTATTAAGTATTACTGAAAGAAATATAAAAAAATGTATTGAATTTAATAATTTATTAAATACTAAAGGATATCGATCAAAAATTGATATTAGAAACGAAAAGATTGGTTATAAAATTAGAGAATCTACGCTGGCCAGAATACCATTAATTGGTATTGTTGGAGACAAAGAGCAGGAACTAAATTCAGTTACCTTGAGAGCTTTAGATGGATCGAATTTAGGAATTTATGAATTAGATAATCTTTTTAAACTTATGAATACTTTAATTGAGAAAAAGGGAAGAGTAGACTAA
- the trpS gene encoding tryptophan--tRNA ligase — translation MTNKKRVLSGVQPTGDLHIGNWLGAINNWVALQEKHETFLCVVDLHAITTEYDPKQLSRNTLSTAALYVACGIDPKICSIFVQSQISAHSELCWILNCMTPINWMERMIQFKEKSVQQGNNVSIGLFDYPILMAADILLYDADYVPVGEDQKQHLELARDIAQQRINAKFSKKKNILKIPQPIIMKKGSKIMSLNDGSKKMSKSDINEGSRINLLDTPEIITKKIKRAKSDSHIGMEFNNPDRPESRNLLMIYSLLSGKEISDLENDFSQTGWGTFKKIFTEQVIESLEPIQERYNVLINDPYELNKILLEGKEKAELVANKTLSRVKSELGFFSMEK, via the coding sequence ATGACAAATAAAAAAAGAGTTCTTTCTGGAGTTCAACCTACAGGAGATTTACACATTGGAAACTGGCTTGGAGCAATAAACAATTGGGTTGCACTTCAAGAGAAGCACGAAACATTTCTTTGTGTGGTTGATTTGCACGCAATTACTACAGAATATGACCCAAAACAGCTTTCAAGGAATACACTTTCAACAGCTGCTTTATATGTTGCTTGTGGTATAGATCCAAAAATATGTTCTATTTTTGTTCAAAGCCAGATATCTGCTCATTCAGAGCTTTGCTGGATATTAAATTGCATGACTCCCATAAATTGGATGGAAAGGATGATCCAATTCAAGGAGAAATCTGTCCAGCAAGGAAATAATGTTTCTATTGGATTATTTGATTATCCAATATTAATGGCTGCTGATATTTTGCTATACGATGCTGATTATGTTCCCGTAGGAGAAGATCAAAAACAACATTTAGAACTTGCTAGAGATATTGCCCAACAGAGAATAAATGCCAAGTTTAGTAAGAAAAAAAATATTTTAAAAATTCCTCAACCAATAATTATGAAGAAAGGTTCAAAGATAATGAGTCTAAATGATGGATCAAAAAAAATGAGCAAAAGCGATATTAACGAGGGTAGTAGAATTAATCTATTAGATACTCCAGAAATTATTACAAAAAAAATAAAAAGAGCTAAAAGTGATAGTCATATCGGAATGGAATTTAATAATCCCGATAGGCCTGAATCCAGAAATCTTTTAATGATATATTCATTATTAAGTGGTAAAGAAATTTCTGATTTAGAGAATGATTTCTCGCAAACAGGATGGGGAACTTTTAAAAAAATATTTACTGAACAAGTTATAGAATCGCTTGAACCTATTCAAGAAAGATATAATGTTCTTATTAATGATCCATATGAACTAAATAAGATACTTCTAGAGGGTAAAGAGAAAGCTGAGTTAGTAGCAAACAAAACTCTAAGTAGAGTTAAATCAGAATTAGGTTTCTTTTCAATGGAAAAATAA
- a CDS encoding YcjF family protein, whose translation MSNISKENLLTDLIKFPKKNIFIILLVLGFGEWFLSDVINFAGGSIGFLILCFGGYFYLKNEKPKFNEPKNLNGWINLCNEDLDFFEEIELNNNLEKENIKRKQSLKSIIYREKKEEIYCIGQNNFDSNNALFINYFKEERYDLNFIEKLPKYNSSEMIPEEILNSDAILYFLKLPLSANDFLWLEKLPKSMPIWLVALPKNGLDYKKELEELKAQISGDYLNRIIIFDTTKKELISIPFSLRKFFISSSSNIENTKKRLLKRLHINWQSEIEGIRRLQLKDLQRRNQIMVATSVFFSPIPSIDVLSMTVLNSLMIKEIKSIWGCNWSPEILDKVSKQIIKTAIAQGVIEWSGQTLLGLTKLHGPNWLVTGSFQAISAAYLTRVVSSSLADFMAITKGVSEPDLEFIKENSEKIVEKAFEKEKINWKSLISDLKNPLMGLT comes from the coding sequence GTGTCTAATATTAGTAAAGAAAACTTATTAACGGATTTAATAAAATTTCCTAAAAAAAATATATTTATAATCTTACTTGTTTTGGGTTTTGGAGAATGGTTTTTAAGTGATGTAATAAACTTTGCGGGCGGTTCAATAGGCTTTTTGATTTTATGTTTTGGTGGATATTTTTATCTGAAAAATGAAAAACCAAAATTTAATGAGCCAAAGAATTTAAATGGTTGGATAAACCTTTGTAATGAGGATTTAGATTTCTTTGAGGAAATTGAATTGAATAATAATTTGGAAAAAGAAAATATCAAAAGGAAACAATCTCTTAAATCAATAATTTATAGAGAAAAAAAAGAAGAAATTTATTGTATCGGGCAGAACAATTTTGATTCGAATAATGCATTATTTATAAATTACTTTAAAGAAGAAAGGTACGATTTAAATTTCATTGAGAAACTTCCAAAATATAATTCTTCTGAAATGATTCCTGAAGAAATTTTGAATAGTGACGCTATTTTGTATTTTTTAAAGTTACCCTTATCCGCAAATGATTTTTTATGGTTAGAAAAACTTCCTAAAAGTATGCCTATTTGGTTAGTTGCTTTACCTAAAAATGGATTAGACTATAAAAAAGAATTAGAGGAATTAAAGGCTCAGATTTCTGGAGATTATTTAAACAGAATAATTATATTTGACACAACTAAAAAGGAACTTATTAGCATACCATTCTCTTTACGCAAGTTTTTTATTAGTTCAAGTAGCAATATTGAAAATACAAAAAAAAGACTTTTGAAGAGATTGCATATTAATTGGCAATCTGAGATTGAGGGGATAAGAAGACTTCAATTGAAGGATTTACAGAGGAGAAATCAGATAATGGTAGCCACTTCGGTATTCTTTTCTCCAATTCCATCCATAGATGTTTTATCAATGACTGTTTTAAATTCCTTGATGATTAAAGAAATCAAATCTATATGGGGATGTAATTGGTCTCCAGAAATATTGGATAAAGTATCTAAGCAAATAATAAAAACTGCAATTGCGCAAGGAGTAATAGAGTGGAGTGGCCAGACGTTATTAGGTCTAACAAAATTGCATGGCCCAAATTGGCTAGTAACTGGATCATTCCAAGCAATAAGTGCAGCATATTTAACCAGAGTAGTATCAAGTTCTTTGGCAGATTTCATGGCAATAACAAAGGGAGTCTCAGAACCTGACTTGGAATTTATAAAAGAAAATTCTGAAAAAATTGTTGAAAAAGCATTTGAAAAAGAGAAAATAAATTGGAAATCACTCATATCTGATTTAAAAAACCCATTAATGGGACTAACTTAA
- a CDS encoding metal ABC transporter substrate-binding protein: protein MRKKFLLLIFSFLICLSANSCKKNSFENETNKEVILASFTVLADIIENIAKDEFVVRSITKPGMEVHGYQPTPSDLIKASKAFVFIDNGFGFELWAEKFVSNLDLKRVTISDRLDPIFINEDFYKGKPNPHAWISPKRGMIYVDIIVESLSEIRPSKAELFRKNGKIYKSKISKLDKDFSIFINNLDKNNRYLVTCEGAFSYLTNDYGMKEAYLWPVNAESLITPKRMARTISLVRDQKVPSVFCESTVSNESQIIVAEETGANFGGDLFVDSLSEADGLANSYLNMLQHNLVLIKKGLS from the coding sequence ATGAGAAAAAAGTTTTTACTTTTAATTTTTTCTTTTCTAATTTGTCTTAGTGCAAATTCTTGTAAAAAGAATTCATTTGAAAATGAAACTAATAAGGAAGTGATTTTGGCAAGTTTCACAGTTTTGGCTGATATTATAGAAAATATTGCTAAAGATGAGTTTGTTGTTAGATCAATTACTAAACCAGGAATGGAAGTTCATGGTTATCAGCCAACTCCAAGTGATTTAATAAAAGCATCTAAAGCCTTCGTTTTTATTGATAATGGGTTTGGTTTTGAATTATGGGCAGAAAAATTTGTTTCGAACCTTGACCTCAAAAGAGTAACTATTTCAGATAGATTAGATCCCATTTTTATTAACGAAGATTTCTATAAAGGTAAACCTAATCCTCATGCTTGGATTTCTCCAAAAAGAGGGATGATTTATGTTGATATTATCGTTGAATCTTTATCAGAAATAAGACCATCTAAAGCAGAATTATTTAGAAAAAATGGAAAAATATATAAGAGCAAAATCTCTAAACTAGATAAAGATTTTTCAATTTTTATTAATAACTTAGATAAAAATAATAGGTATCTAGTAACTTGTGAAGGAGCATTCTCTTATTTAACTAATGATTATGGAATGAAAGAAGCTTATTTATGGCCTGTAAATGCAGAAAGTCTAATTACCCCTAAGAGAATGGCTAGAACAATATCTCTTGTTAGAGATCAAAAGGTTCCTTCTGTCTTTTGCGAGAGTACTGTAAGTAATGAATCACAAATCATTGTTGCAGAGGAAACTGGAGCAAATTTTGGTGGAGATCTTTTTGTTGATTCATTATCTGAGGCCGATGGCTTGGCTAATAGTTATTTAAATATGCTTCAACACAATTTGGTCCTTATAAAAAAAGGTTTGAGTTAA
- a CDS encoding metal ABC transporter ATP-binding protein, which translates to METPKYKNYRIEAENICVDYHGKVALYDANLKLKAGQICGLVGMNGAGKTTFFNALTGFVNISKGKVRINGESLRSAQKDQSIAYVPQLEGIDSQFPVNVWDVVMMGRYGSMNITRSPRESDIQAVKDAIERVDLIGLSSSPIGNLSGGQRKRAFLARAIAQRASILLLDEPFAGVDIRTEKLISELFIQFKSEGKTILLSTHDIIHVREFCDLVLLINKTVVAYGETSEVFTPENITSTFGGMSPDVLFGPES; encoded by the coding sequence ATGGAAACACCCAAATATAAAAACTATAGAATCGAGGCAGAAAATATCTGTGTCGATTATCATGGTAAAGTTGCCTTATATGATGCAAATTTGAAACTAAAGGCAGGACAAATTTGTGGTTTGGTAGGAATGAATGGAGCAGGCAAAACAACTTTCTTTAATGCTTTAACTGGGTTCGTAAATATCTCAAAAGGAAAAGTTAGAATCAATGGAGAATCTTTGAGAAGTGCTCAAAAAGATCAGTCTATTGCATACGTTCCTCAACTTGAAGGTATAGATAGTCAATTCCCTGTAAACGTATGGGATGTTGTAATGATGGGTCGATATGGGTCTATGAATATTACGAGATCTCCAAGAGAATCAGATATTCAAGCTGTCAAGGATGCTATTGAGAGGGTTGATCTCATTGGACTATCATCTTCTCCCATTGGAAACTTGTCCGGGGGACAGAGGAAAAGAGCATTTTTAGCAAGAGCTATCGCACAAAGAGCATCTATTTTATTACTTGATGAACCTTTTGCAGGAGTTGATATTAGAACTGAGAAACTTATCTCAGAATTATTTATTCAATTTAAAAGTGAGGGGAAAACAATTTTGCTATCTACTCACGACATAATACATGTTCGCGAATTTTGCGATTTGGTTCTTTTGATAAATAAGACAGTTGTTGCTTATGGAGAGACTTCGGAAGTATTTACGCCTGAAAATATTACAAGTACTTTTGGGGGAATGTCACCAGATGTTTTGTTTGGACCTGAGTCATAA
- a CDS encoding metal ABC transporter permease, which translates to MDLCFLSININSFIVDPLSHEFMRKALLMSSLVAAVCGFLSSYLTLKGWALMGDAVSHSVMPGVVVAYALGLPFSLGAFIFGVGSVALIGFVKQKSRVKEDTVIGLVFTGFFALGIVLVSKIKSNIDLHSILFGSPLGISLSDVKQTVFISLLVVLLLSVFRKDLILYCFDPRHAKTVGINVLFLHYLLLTCLSLAAVVGLQTVGIVLVVAMLITPGATAYLLTDKFDIMTIISVISAIISSLLGIYFSFWFDLETGGSIVLVQTFIFLFAFLFAPRYGLFKIRKIFSNY; encoded by the coding sequence ATGGATCTATGTTTTTTATCTATAAATATAAATTCTTTTATCGTAGATCCATTAAGTCATGAATTTATGAGAAAAGCACTATTGATGAGCTCTTTAGTCGCTGCTGTTTGTGGTTTTTTATCTAGTTATTTAACTCTTAAAGGTTGGGCTTTAATGGGAGATGCCGTTTCTCACTCTGTAATGCCTGGTGTGGTTGTCGCGTATGCTTTGGGACTCCCTTTCTCCTTAGGGGCATTCATTTTTGGCGTAGGTTCTGTAGCTTTAATAGGATTTGTAAAACAAAAGTCGAGAGTGAAAGAAGATACAGTTATTGGTTTAGTTTTCACAGGCTTTTTTGCACTTGGAATAGTTTTAGTTTCAAAGATTAAAAGTAATATTGATCTTCATTCAATTCTTTTTGGGAGCCCTCTAGGTATCTCTCTATCAGATGTTAAACAAACTGTATTTATTTCTTTATTGGTGGTACTACTATTATCAGTCTTTAGAAAGGACTTAATCCTTTATTGTTTTGATCCAAGACACGCAAAAACAGTAGGAATTAATGTATTATTTCTTCATTATTTATTACTCACATGCTTGTCTTTAGCTGCTGTAGTTGGATTACAAACCGTTGGGATAGTTTTGGTCGTTGCTATGCTGATAACTCCTGGTGCAACAGCATATTTATTAACAGATAAGTTTGATATTATGACCATTATTTCAGTAATTAGCGCCATCATTTCAAGTTTACTAGGGATCTATTTTAGCTTTTGGTTCGATCTTGAAACCGGTGGCTCAATTGTCTTGGTTCAAACGTTTATATTTTTATTTGCTTTTTTGTTTGCTCCAAGATATGGGTTATTCAAAATTAGAAAAATATTTTCTAATTATTAA
- a CDS encoding DUF4336 domain-containing protein translates to MYKELNNKSWNWWPLFPLYPYGNKKTILREIVPNEIWSLEQIQGLYYVAVPIRMTIIKVNNGLMLINPLPPTKELVTELEKLVSIYGEVKTIVLPTASGLEHKIGLPALARVFKDSEIWLCPGQWSFPINLPLDFLGIPSKRTKILFEDGIPYEECFKWSSIGPLNLGLGNYQEVCCYHLSTRTLHVTDAIVGIDSKPPEIFNFDPTPLLFHSRDRGDEPVLDTFEARKKGWARIVLFASFLKPGKLRIPSLKQIIKYSFREGLRNKKAHFGIYPFSWDEDWESSLVEIMGENIPKIQIAPVLQNLIFPRSKHVLLLWLEKIKTYKNMEYLISAHYSAPVNFRKEDCQNLIDEINSEKWNKSPDDNKFLINFYKKLFELGIIPEKVNI, encoded by the coding sequence ATGTATAAAGAACTAAATAATAAAAGTTGGAATTGGTGGCCTTTATTTCCCCTTTATCCATATGGAAATAAGAAAACTATTCTTAGAGAAATAGTTCCTAATGAAATATGGTCCTTGGAACAGATTCAAGGTTTGTATTATGTTGCAGTTCCAATAAGAATGACAATAATTAAGGTTAATAATGGGCTAATGCTAATTAATCCTTTACCTCCTACGAAGGAACTTGTAACTGAATTAGAAAAATTAGTTTCTATTTATGGAGAAGTAAAAACAATTGTCCTTCCTACAGCTTCAGGATTAGAACATAAAATTGGGTTGCCAGCATTAGCAAGGGTTTTTAAGGATTCTGAGATTTGGTTATGCCCTGGCCAATGGAGTTTTCCTATTAATCTACCTTTAGATTTTCTCGGGATTCCTTCAAAAAGGACAAAGATACTTTTCGAAGATGGAATTCCTTATGAAGAATGTTTTAAATGGTCTTCAATAGGGCCTTTAAATTTAGGACTTGGTAACTATCAAGAGGTGTGTTGTTATCATCTTTCAACAAGGACATTACATGTTACAGACGCAATAGTTGGAATCGATTCAAAGCCTCCAGAAATATTTAATTTCGACCCTACCCCATTATTATTTCATTCGAGAGATCGAGGAGATGAACCTGTCCTTGATACTTTTGAAGCTAGAAAAAAAGGCTGGGCAAGGATTGTTTTGTTTGCATCTTTTTTGAAACCAGGAAAATTAAGAATCCCCTCTCTGAAACAAATAATCAAATATTCTTTTAGAGAAGGTCTTCGAAATAAAAAAGCACATTTTGGTATATATCCTTTTTCTTGGGATGAAGATTGGGAATCATCTTTAGTTGAAATAATGGGTGAAAATATTCCTAAGATTCAGATTGCTCCTGTTTTGCAAAATTTAATATTTCCTCGATCAAAACATGTACTTCTTTTATGGCTTGAGAAGATTAAAACTTATAAAAATATGGAATATTTGATATCAGCTCATTATTCTGCACCTGTTAATTTTAGAAAAGAAGATTGTCAAAATTTAATAGATGAAATTAATTCAGAAAAATGGAACAAATCTCCTGATGATAATAAATTCCTTATTAATTTTTATAAGAAATTATTTGAATTGGGGATAATTCCCGAAAAAGTAAATATTTAG
- a CDS encoding DUF760 domain-containing protein — protein MFNPEFLATENNDPNDENDLIQYLQKQSPEVLQRVAKSASEDIQEIIRHNVQGLLGMLPSDQFDVKITSSKDNISNLLSSAMMTGYFLRQMEQRKELEQTLKKDEDMSIENE, from the coding sequence ATGTTCAATCCTGAATTTCTGGCTACTGAAAATAATGATCCAAATGATGAGAATGATTTAATTCAATATCTTCAAAAACAGTCACCAGAGGTTTTGCAGAGGGTCGCCAAATCAGCTAGTGAAGATATTCAAGAAATCATAAGGCACAATGTTCAAGGTCTTTTAGGGATGTTGCCATCTGATCAATTTGATGTGAAAATAACATCTTCAAAAGACAATATCTCAAATTTACTTTCCTCTGCAATGATGACAGGATATTTCTTAAGACAAATGGAGCAAAGGAAAGAGCTTGAACAAACTCTAAAAAAAGATGAAGATATGTCCATTGAAAACGAATAA